Genomic window (Chthonomonas sp.):
AAAAAGCGAATCGTGCCGGCGGCCGGCTTTACCGGTCCCGCGCCCGGTCCGAAACTCGGTCGCCAATCCAGCGCGGCAAACGCCACCAGAGCCGCCGCGTAGAACCCGACCTCGCGCCATCGTTTGCGGGCCGCGGCCACCACCAGGAGCAAACCGGTTAGTACTAGCCAGACGATCGGGGGCGTCCCGTTGGCCAGGTCGCCCAGGAAAAAGCGCTCCTCGACCACGGCTTTGAGAATCAGAATGGCGAGCACCAGGCCCGGGAAGAAGTAGCGTCGCCACACCCAAGTCTCAACCCGCCGCCGGGCGGCAAGGTTCCCAACATCAAAAAGGCTCCCGGCGAACCGGGAGCCTTTAAGGAGCTTAGAAGAAAGGAGCGCTTACTTCTTGCGGCGGAGCAGAGCAACTGCACCGAGGCCGAGAGCGAGGATCGAGCCCGGCTCCGGAACCGGTTGTCCAGCGCCAGCGATTTCAACGTAGTTGACGGCCGTCATCGAAGCACCAACAGCGAGTTGGCCGTTGCGCCACTGCATAACTTCAGCCCAGTCGCCAGCGACTTGACCGCCGGGGTTGAGGTCGGGGATGAAGTTGTCGATGCCGGTGTCCGACATTTGGCCGTTGACAGCAGAGAAGCCGCCGCTACCCGAGCCATCGGCGCGGATGCCGATGAACTTGGCCAGCCACGGACCGCCGGTGGCGGATGGGTGGGTCACGGTCAACTGGCGGAAGCCGGGGTTGATCATCAGCGGAGCAACCACGTTGCCCGACGACGTACCAAGGTCCATGTCGCTCACAGCGAACAGGTCCACCGATTGCACTGCCGTGCTGTTGTTGGTCACGACCATGGTCGATTCCAGGCGAGCCGAGTTAACGCCGAAGCTCACGAGCTTCAATCGCATGGAGAGCGTGAGGCCAGCGACCGCCGT
Coding sequences:
- a CDS encoding PEP-CTERM sorting domain-containing protein, whose protein sequence is MKNSLKALGLVAFGVASAASYAQNTTAILTTADGHLFHYGSSSTSATTTMPTLTTGAPPSSAFRIASTPTYVRHAFNYGWHYRVGADTRERAVANMTSRTLTGTNQVDYTADMVGAGGTAVAGLTLSMRLKLVSFGVNSARLESTMVVTNNSTAVQSVDLFAVSDMDLGTSSGNVVAPLMINPGFRQLTVTHPSATGGPWLAKFIGIRADGSGSGGFSAVNGQMSDTGIDNFIPDLNPGGQVAGDWAEVMQWRNGQLAVGASMTAVNYVEIAGAGQPVPEPGSILALGLGAVALLRRKK